The Spirosoma radiotolerans genome has a window encoding:
- a CDS encoding response regulator transcription factor has translation MIRISIFDDNDSLRETLALVFDATDDLIVTGKYPNALTAVDEVLYNQPDVILMDIDMPGRTGIEAVRLIREQTTRPKILMLTVFEDVDRIFAAISAGAVGYLLKKTPADKIIDAIREVMSGGAAMTPSIALKVLDAFRQPKGSSSRADAFMLTDKEKEVLQRLVEGDSYKLIAHHCNMSMGTVRTHIVNIYEKLHVNSKSEAVAKALKTGLFK, from the coding sequence ATGATCCGTATTTCTATTTTTGATGACAATGACTCCCTGCGTGAAACGCTGGCACTGGTTTTCGACGCGACCGACGATCTGATCGTTACGGGAAAATACCCAAATGCACTCACAGCGGTCGACGAGGTGCTGTACAACCAGCCGGATGTCATTTTAATGGATATCGATATGCCCGGCCGCACCGGCATTGAAGCCGTCAGGCTCATTCGGGAGCAGACAACACGACCTAAAATTCTGATGCTCACCGTCTTCGAAGACGTTGACCGAATTTTCGCTGCCATCTCGGCAGGGGCCGTGGGCTATCTGCTGAAGAAAACACCCGCCGATAAGATCATTGATGCCATTCGGGAAGTCATGAGTGGTGGAGCCGCCATGACACCCTCCATTGCCCTTAAAGTACTGGATGCTTTTCGACAGCCAAAAGGTTCGTCGTCACGCGCTGATGCGTTTATGCTGACCGATAAAGAGAAAGAAGTGTTGCAGCGCCTGGTGGAAGGCGATAGCTATAAACTCATCGCGCACCACTGCAACATGAGCATGGGCACCGTTCGCACACACATTGTCAATATTTACGAGAAACTGCACGTCAATTCCAAGTCAGAAGCCGTAGCAAAGGCACTCAAGACAGGCTTGTTCAAATGA
- a CDS encoding helix-turn-helix transcriptional regulator, giving the protein MAAQQNLTRTLKLIRLLKQRPGKSLTQLAQILECDPRHARRYMDALEEAGYCIDKEGKRPPRFFIFEDERNQQASFTEEEAQLLHQALATFSDANPLLAPLRQKIYTQSTLLPIANGLIDQHQSLVVAQLAEAIRDRRQVHLLRYHSINSNSISDRLVEPYSFSENYTRLTAYEPESATTKTFKTQRIEDVRVLETAQTNPPAEVLVDPFDWPGEPKKVKLRLTYQAYRLLREEHPLTQPDLIHMADADFPYVYSGTVRSWIGLGRFVLGLPGEVTVDSPDAFRDYLRGRQHSAYFWET; this is encoded by the coding sequence ATGGCAGCCCAGCAAAATTTAACGCGTACTCTCAAGCTCATCCGGCTGTTAAAACAACGGCCTGGCAAATCGCTAACCCAGTTAGCCCAAATTCTCGAATGCGACCCGCGCCATGCCCGACGCTACATGGATGCTCTGGAAGAGGCCGGGTACTGTATCGACAAGGAAGGGAAGCGACCACCCCGTTTCTTTATTTTTGAAGACGAACGAAACCAGCAGGCCAGTTTCACCGAAGAAGAAGCGCAGTTACTTCATCAGGCATTAGCCACTTTTTCGGATGCCAACCCGCTCCTAGCCCCACTCCGGCAGAAAATCTATACCCAGTCGACGTTGCTGCCTATCGCCAACGGATTAATCGACCAGCACCAAAGCCTGGTGGTGGCTCAGCTTGCCGAAGCCATCCGCGACCGGCGGCAGGTGCATCTGTTGCGGTATCATTCGATCAATAGTAATTCGATCAGCGACCGATTGGTTGAGCCGTATAGTTTTTCGGAGAATTATACCCGCCTGACAGCCTACGAACCTGAATCGGCCACGACAAAGACCTTCAAAACGCAACGCATCGAGGATGTCCGGGTACTGGAAACGGCGCAGACAAACCCGCCCGCCGAAGTACTCGTTGACCCTTTCGACTGGCCGGGTGAACCAAAAAAAGTAAAACTTCGACTCACCTATCAGGCGTATCGCCTATTAAGAGAAGAACACCCATTGACTCAACCTGATCTAATCCACATGGCTGATGCAGATTTCCCATACGTATACAGCGGTACGGTACGAAGCTGGATAGGCCTGGGCCGGTTTGTACTGGGGCTACCGGGTGAGGTGACAGTAGATAGCCCGGACGCCTTTCGGGATTATTTGCGGGGGCGGCAACACTCAGCTTATTTTTGGGAAACTTGA
- a CDS encoding DUF6252 family protein → MKTLKIGFMLGIIALSISCSKKEDTPVTPASTGVMTAQIDGQSFTSDQAGATYNKVSKDLTLVGYNSVHMTGFTLEKFTGTGTMALVDISKPGSTGSYIDVKTNINYTIREGRTGTVTVTKFDGSNLEGTFSMKTYNSQQKREVAVTNGTFKLPVETL, encoded by the coding sequence ATGAAAACGCTCAAAATTGGTTTTATGCTGGGTATAATTGCCCTCTCGATTTCGTGCAGTAAGAAAGAAGACACCCCCGTTACACCGGCCAGTACGGGCGTCATGACCGCTCAGATCGACGGGCAGTCGTTCACGTCGGACCAGGCCGGGGCAACGTATAATAAAGTGAGTAAAGACCTGACCCTTGTGGGGTATAACAGCGTCCATATGACCGGGTTTACACTGGAAAAATTTACGGGCACAGGCACTATGGCGCTCGTCGATATCAGTAAACCCGGCAGCACGGGCAGCTATATCGACGTAAAAACAAACATAAATTACACGATCCGGGAAGGTCGAACAGGCACCGTTACGGTAACGAAGTTTGATGGAAGCAACCTCGAAGGCACGTTTTCGATGAAGACGTACAATAGCCAGCAGAAGCGCGAAGTCGCCGTTACGAATGGAACATTCAAGCTACCGGTAGAGACTCTATAG
- a CDS encoding tetratricopeptide repeat-containing sensor histidine kinase: MKNISLLVYFCYLVTGPYTVRAQVPQTLDSVTVYLKNHTSQDTNYVRALNVMGRELHSTANPDYKRADSVLQLSEQLAMKLQYGLGLAKAYTNRASIYYLTDRPQQALEYFQKALTIAETHKLNPRFICGAISNIAAALSKLGQYDKVVAMELRSLRLQEQYNVQPRIATTYGGIGNAFRELNKPREALPYYRQALALMKTTKNTSGMGIIENNIGICYDNLKQYDKSLPYYKQGLKHAQEAKFELLQADILVNIGLALKLSKRPEEGIPFVKRSLAIAQKQGHQAGMATACFNLGQLYEELKQYTPAETYMLKALQSARERNNKEQINNYTQGLADLYGGMKNFQQAYAFQLERNQHIDSMTTVRTTAEVQRLVAHYKSQQKQDQINLLRQQAQIREEELTNKRLQTNALLIGGLLTLLLGAAVSAWLLNRARLRRLQEAQTLRKQIAHDLHDEVGSTLSSISLLSGMVKGLIAQNRPESVERAIQKINTDARQILEAMDEIIWTINPGNDSLHRIAIRLQEYAQPLMESKGIRFSLVAEPALEGLPISMEVRRNLYLIGKEAINNLVKYSQASQATLRFEHQKEQLKVVIEDNGRGFDPAQPSQRTGQSSMQQRAKAMGGSLEVHSAPEQGTSLVLITSLVAQ; the protein is encoded by the coding sequence ATGAAAAACATCTCTTTGCTTGTTTACTTCTGTTATTTAGTAACAGGACCTTATACAGTCAGGGCGCAGGTACCGCAAACCCTCGACTCCGTAACGGTTTACCTGAAAAATCACACAAGTCAGGATACAAACTACGTCCGTGCGCTCAACGTCATGGGCCGCGAGCTTCACTCAACAGCTAATCCTGATTACAAACGGGCGGACTCTGTGCTGCAGCTATCGGAGCAACTGGCCATGAAGCTTCAGTATGGACTGGGTCTGGCAAAGGCATACACCAATCGAGCCTCCATTTATTACCTGACAGATCGGCCACAGCAGGCGCTGGAGTATTTTCAAAAAGCCCTGACAATAGCCGAAACCCATAAACTTAACCCCCGATTCATTTGTGGAGCCATCTCCAACATAGCTGCGGCTTTAAGTAAGTTGGGGCAGTACGATAAAGTAGTGGCAATGGAACTCCGTTCGCTGCGGCTTCAGGAACAGTATAACGTGCAGCCACGAATTGCCACGACCTATGGCGGCATTGGCAACGCATTCAGGGAACTGAATAAGCCTCGTGAAGCGCTGCCTTATTACCGGCAGGCGCTGGCCCTTATGAAGACCACGAAAAACACCAGTGGTATGGGTATTATCGAGAATAACATAGGCATCTGCTACGATAACCTGAAGCAGTACGACAAGTCTCTCCCCTATTACAAACAGGGGTTAAAACACGCACAGGAGGCAAAGTTTGAACTGCTACAGGCGGATATCCTCGTTAATATTGGTTTGGCGCTGAAATTATCGAAACGCCCTGAAGAAGGCATTCCCTTTGTGAAGCGTTCGCTGGCTATTGCCCAGAAACAAGGGCACCAAGCCGGTATGGCTACTGCTTGCTTCAACCTGGGCCAGCTTTACGAAGAACTGAAACAATATACGCCCGCCGAAACGTACATGTTGAAAGCACTCCAGTCGGCCAGAGAACGCAACAACAAAGAGCAAATCAATAATTACACGCAGGGGCTGGCCGATCTGTACGGGGGCATGAAGAACTTCCAGCAAGCCTACGCCTTCCAGCTCGAACGAAACCAGCACATCGACTCGATGACCACCGTCCGAACCACCGCCGAAGTCCAGCGACTGGTGGCCCACTACAAATCCCAACAGAAACAAGACCAGATCAACCTGCTCCGACAGCAGGCTCAGATCCGGGAAGAAGAACTGACCAACAAACGACTCCAAACCAACGCCCTGCTCATCGGCGGGCTGCTCACCCTGCTGCTGGGAGCTGCCGTATCAGCCTGGCTGTTGAACCGGGCCCGCCTGCGCCGACTCCAGGAAGCCCAGACCCTGCGCAAACAGATTGCCCACGACTTGCACGATGAGGTGGGCAGCACCCTGAGCAGCATCTCCCTGCTGAGTGGCATGGTCAAAGGCCTCATCGCCCAGAACCGCCCCGAATCCGTCGAGCGGGCCATCCAGAAGATCAACACCGACGCCCGCCAGATTCTGGAGGCCATGGACGAGATCATCTGGACCATCAACCCCGGCAACGACTCGCTGCACCGCATCGCCATCCGCTTGCAGGAGTATGCCCAGCCCCTGATGGAGTCGAAGGGTATCCGTTTCTCGCTGGTGGCTGAGCCGGCCCTGGAGGGGCTGCCCATCTCGATGGAAGTGCGTCGCAACCTGTACCTGATCGGCAAGGAGGCCATCAACAACCTGGTCAAGTACTCCCAGGCCAGCCAGGCCACCCTGCGTTTTGAGCATCAGAAGGAGCAGCTCAAGGTGGTCATTGAAGACAACGGTCGGGGTTTCGACCCGGCTCAGCCCAGCCAGCGGACTGGTCAGAGCAGCATGCAGCAGCGAGCCAAAGCCATGGGCGGCTCTTTAGAAGTGCATTCAGCTCCAGAACAAGGGACCAGTTTAGTACTGATCACATCGCTTGTCGCTCAATAG
- a CDS encoding tetratricopeptide repeat-containing sensor histidine kinase has translation MKNGYVRFAIILSLLVSTQAVGQVPKSLDSLEVYLQTHTATDTNYVNALLQLGKLTTRTKANYDRADSLLRAAEKVAIKLQFGLGIYQANTYLGANYYLWDKPQQTLDYLQKALTIAKANKLPPRLLANAMTNLGTAYRNMNQHEKALAISLSSLRMQEQYAILPRNENTYTGIGLALKDTRRPREAIEYFQQALVLNRQLKSPYGMAITEQNIGRCYDNLEQQAKALAYYRTALKHAKESESDLLQADILVNTGLALRKVNRLEEAKHAIEQALAITTKQQIKSAMATDYFNLGQVYEELKDYKPAEQFMKKALHLAHELNDKNKIGIYTQGLADLYGGMKNFQQAYAFQLERNQHIDSMTTVRTTAEVQRLVAHYKSQQKQDQINLLRQQAQIREEELTNKRLQTNALLIGGLLTLLLGAAVSAWLLNRARLRRLQEAQTLRKQIAHDLHDEVGSTLSSISLLSGMVKGLIAQNRPESVERAIQKINTDARQILEAMDEIIWTINPGNDSLHRIAIRLQEYAQPLMESKGIRFSLVAEPALEGLPISMEVRRNLYLIGKEAINNLVKYSQASQATLRFEHQKEQLKVVIEDNGRGFDPAQPSQRTGQSSMQQRAKAMGGTLAVQSTPGQGTRLQLVVSQ, from the coding sequence ATGAAAAACGGCTACGTAAGATTTGCCATTATATTAAGTTTACTCGTTAGCACACAGGCGGTTGGCCAGGTCCCCAAATCGCTCGATTCGCTGGAAGTTTACCTGCAAACGCATACGGCTACTGATACCAACTACGTGAATGCCCTGCTGCAACTGGGGAAGTTGACGACCCGGACAAAAGCCAATTATGACCGGGCTGATTCGTTGTTGCGGGCGGCCGAAAAAGTAGCCATTAAGTTACAGTTCGGGCTGGGCATCTATCAGGCAAATACCTATCTAGGTGCCAACTACTACCTGTGGGATAAGCCCCAACAAACCCTGGACTATCTTCAGAAAGCATTAACTATTGCTAAAGCCAATAAGCTTCCTCCTCGCTTACTGGCAAACGCGATGACCAACCTCGGAACGGCGTATCGCAACATGAATCAGCACGAAAAAGCACTCGCCATTTCCCTGAGTTCGCTTCGAATGCAGGAACAGTATGCCATTCTGCCCCGCAATGAAAATACGTACACAGGCATCGGCCTTGCCCTGAAAGACACCAGGCGACCCCGCGAAGCCATCGAGTATTTTCAACAGGCACTCGTGCTCAACCGTCAGTTGAAAAGCCCGTACGGCATGGCGATTACCGAACAGAATATCGGCCGATGCTACGATAATCTGGAACAGCAAGCAAAAGCGCTGGCCTACTACCGCACTGCCCTTAAACACGCAAAAGAGTCTGAATCGGACTTGCTGCAGGCCGATATTTTAGTCAATACGGGTTTGGCCCTCCGAAAAGTAAACCGACTTGAGGAAGCCAAACACGCCATAGAGCAGGCCTTGGCCATTACCACCAAACAGCAGATTAAATCGGCGATGGCTACGGACTATTTTAACCTGGGCCAGGTCTACGAAGAGCTGAAAGACTACAAACCAGCGGAGCAGTTCATGAAAAAAGCGCTTCACTTAGCCCACGAACTGAACGATAAAAACAAGATTGGTATCTACACGCAGGGGCTGGCCGATCTGTACGGGGGCATGAAGAACTTCCAGCAAGCCTACGCCTTCCAGCTCGAACGAAACCAGCACATCGACTCGATGACCACCGTCCGAACCACCGCCGAAGTCCAGCGACTGGTGGCCCACTACAAATCCCAACAGAAACAAGACCAGATCAACCTGCTCCGACAGCAGGCTCAGATCCGGGAAGAAGAACTGACCAACAAACGACTCCAAACCAACGCCCTGCTCATCGGCGGGCTGCTCACCCTGCTGCTGGGAGCTGCCGTATCAGCCTGGCTGCTGAACCGGGCTCGCCTGCGCCGACTCCAGGAAGCCCAGACCCTGCGCAAACAGATTGCCCACGACTTGCACGATGAGGTGGGCAGCACCCTGAGCAGCATCTCCCTGCTGAGTGGCATGGTCAAAGGCCTCATCGCCCAGAACCGCCCCGAATCCGTCGAGCGGGCCATCCAGAAGATCAACACCGACGCCCGCCAGATTCTGGAGGCCATGGACGAGATCATCTGGACCATCAACCCCGGCAACGACTCGCTGCACCGCATCGCCATCCGCTTACAGGAGTATGCCCAGCCCCTGATGGAGTCGAAGGGTATCCGTTTCTCGCTGGTGGCTGAGCCGGCCCTGGAGGGGCTGCCCATCTCGATGGAGGTGCGTCGCAACCTGTACCTGATCGGCAAGGAGGCCATCAACAACCTGGTCAAGTACTCCCAGGCCAGCCAGGCCACCCTGCGTTTTGAGCATCAGAAGGAGCAGCTCAAGGTGGTCATTGAAGACAACGGTCGGGGTTTCGACCCGGCTCAGCCCAGCCAGCGGACTGGTCAGAGCAGCATGCAGCAGCGAGCCAAAGCCATGGGCGGTACACTCGCGGTCCAGTCGACACCGGGCCAGGGAACCCGGCTGCAATTAGTCGTCTCGCAATGA